The following coding sequences lie in one Flagellimonas eckloniae genomic window:
- a CDS encoding NTP transferase domain-containing protein yields MKKMKGNDVPNLYGLVLAGGKSTRMGSDKGLIKYHSIPQQEYLYKLLEHLCDKVFLGIRDEQRLSLNNGFNVIVDQNEYRGPFNGILSAHKTYPKVAWLVLACDLPLIDLQALKNLTVKRNPSKLATSYATRETNLPEPLITIWEPEGLKLATSHMQTSESTCPRKFLINSDVELVNPQHDEVLYNANSISDYEFIKSKLETTNEF; encoded by the coding sequence ATGAAAAAAATGAAGGGAAATGACGTTCCCAACTTATATGGTTTGGTCTTGGCAGGAGGAAAGAGTACTCGAATGGGATCGGACAAGGGATTGATCAAGTACCATTCTATTCCTCAACAGGAATACTTGTACAAACTCTTGGAGCACCTTTGCGACAAGGTTTTTCTTGGCATTCGGGATGAACAACGACTAAGCCTTAATAATGGGTTTAATGTAATTGTAGATCAAAATGAATATAGAGGACCCTTTAATGGAATCTTAAGCGCGCACAAAACTTATCCCAAAGTTGCATGGCTGGTATTGGCTTGCGACTTACCATTAATTGATTTACAGGCTTTAAAAAATTTGACGGTAAAAAGAAACCCCAGTAAATTGGCAACATCATATGCTACAAGGGAGACCAATTTACCAGAACCATTGATTACAATTTGGGAACCCGAGGGATTAAAATTGGCTACTTCCCATATGCAAACTTCCGAAAGTACATGTCCAAGAAAGTTTTTGATTAACTCGGATGTTGAGTTGGTGAATCCACAACATGATGAAGTATTGTACAATGCCAATTCCATTTCCGATTACGAATTCATAAAATCTAAATTAGAAACAACCAATGAATTCTAG
- the moaA gene encoding GTP 3',8-cyclase MoaA: MLVDNHNRKINYLRLAVTDRCNLRCNYCMPSEGIDFVKNDKLLSIAELTKVSKILVGQGINKIRITGGEPFVRKDLMVLLRELTKMQGLDDISVTTNATLIGPYITELKELGITNVNVSLDSINRETFERITRRNQFDTVHNNLIRLISEGFNVRINFIVLDGQNEQDILPTLEVMKHYNVSVRFLEEMPFNGGSKNFNSIKWNHKAILEHIANKYPNFKKLESPPTSTSVNYKITGHKGTFGIIPSFSRTFCGSCNRLRVTATGDVITCLYGKPKANLRSLIRSGSAETDLKKTILEAVGNRAKTGFEAQNEHSKTIFDNSMTSIGG; encoded by the coding sequence ATGTTGGTAGACAATCACAATAGAAAAATAAATTACTTAAGGCTTGCAGTAACTGATAGATGCAACCTGCGTTGCAATTATTGTATGCCTTCCGAGGGCATTGATTTTGTAAAGAACGATAAGCTTTTATCTATTGCAGAGCTCACTAAGGTGAGCAAGATATTGGTAGGCCAAGGAATTAATAAAATTAGGATTACGGGTGGGGAACCCTTTGTGCGAAAAGATTTGATGGTTTTGCTCAGGGAACTGACCAAAATGCAAGGTCTTGATGACATTTCCGTAACCACCAATGCAACCTTGATAGGACCATATATCACAGAATTAAAAGAGCTTGGTATTACTAATGTGAATGTTAGCCTGGACTCTATAAACAGGGAGACGTTTGAACGCATTACCAGGCGAAATCAATTTGATACGGTACACAATAATCTAATTCGATTAATTTCGGAAGGGTTTAATGTACGTATCAATTTTATTGTTTTGGATGGTCAAAATGAACAAGATATTCTTCCCACGCTAGAGGTAATGAAGCATTACAATGTTTCTGTTCGGTTTCTTGAGGAAATGCCTTTTAACGGGGGCTCCAAAAATTTCAATTCAATCAAGTGGAACCATAAGGCAATTCTAGAACACATTGCCAACAAATATCCAAATTTCAAAAAGTTAGAGTCGCCTCCCACATCTACGTCTGTGAACTATAAAATTACTGGACATAAGGGAACATTTGGGATTATTCCATCCTTCAGCAGAACTTTTTGCGGAAGCTGCAATAGACTGAGAGTAACTGCAACCGGCGATGTAATTACATGCCTATATGGAAAACCAAAAGCAAATCTTAGAAGTCTCATTCGCTCAGGTTCGGCAGAAACAGATTTAAAGAAGACTATTTTGGAAGCTGTTGGAAATAGAGCAAAAACAGGCTTTGAAGCACAAAACGAGCATTCAAAAACTATTTTTGATAACTCAATGACTTCCATTGGTGGTTAA
- a CDS encoding HesA/MoeB/ThiF family protein, whose amino-acid sequence MNSRYIRQTSLKDFGPDGQSKLFKAKVLVVGLGGLGLPVLQYLNAMGVGTLGLMDQDVIELHNLQRQVLYSEKDLGRLKLDVVLEKLTAQNSQTAFKTYDTFLTKENVLETIAAYDLIVDATDNFPTRYLINDACVILNKPFVYGALHAFEGHISVFNYQDGPTYRCLYPEIPTIDEVPNCNENGVLGVIPGIIGTMQALEAVKVLTGVGEVLSGKLMIFNGLNQHVSKINFKVNPAYKKITKLQDFYETVDCDIVPSISAKTFLSYRESGKEFTLIDVRTQEEFNQNHLNKAVNIPLDNLDVFEHQIDLNNEVYIICQSGKRSELALKQLQTKHPDLTFYHILGGMNKMMTLCP is encoded by the coding sequence ATGAATTCTAGGTATATAAGACAAACCAGCCTAAAGGACTTTGGTCCAGATGGGCAATCAAAACTTTTTAAAGCCAAAGTTTTGGTTGTAGGTCTTGGTGGTTTGGGGTTGCCTGTTCTTCAATACCTAAATGCAATGGGAGTTGGTACATTAGGCCTTATGGACCAAGATGTCATTGAGTTGCACAATTTACAAAGACAGGTCCTATACTCAGAAAAAGACCTTGGAAGATTGAAGTTGGATGTGGTACTTGAAAAACTAACGGCTCAAAACTCCCAAACCGCTTTTAAAACATACGATACCTTTTTGACCAAAGAAAATGTGCTAGAAACTATTGCAGCATATGACTTAATAGTTGATGCAACGGATAATTTCCCTACACGCTATCTCATCAACGATGCTTGTGTTATATTGAACAAGCCATTTGTTTATGGTGCCCTGCATGCTTTTGAAGGACATATAAGTGTATTTAATTACCAAGACGGCCCCACCTATCGCTGTTTATATCCAGAAATACCAACTATTGATGAGGTACCAAATTGTAACGAAAATGGAGTGCTTGGCGTAATACCAGGGATTATTGGAACTATGCAGGCTTTAGAAGCGGTAAAAGTATTAACCGGTGTGGGCGAAGTACTTTCAGGTAAACTCATGATATTCAATGGACTAAACCAGCATGTCAGTAAAATTAATTTCAAGGTAAATCCAGCTTATAAGAAAATAACAAAGCTTCAAGATTTTTACGAAACCGTAGATTGCGATATAGTTCCTTCCATCAGTGCAAAAACCTTTCTGTCATATAGAGAATCAGGTAAAGAATTTACTTTGATTGATGTTAGAACCCAGGAAGAATTCAATCAAAACCATTTAAACAAAGCTGTAAATATTCCTTTGGATAATCTAGATGTGTTTGAACACCAAATTGATTTGAACAATGAGGTTTATATTATTTGTCAATCAGGAAAAAGAAGTGAATTGGCTCTAAAACAACTCCAAACCAAGCACCCGGACTTGACTTTTTATCATATTTTAGGAGGTATGAATAAAATGATGACCTTATGCCCTTAG